Below is a window of Acidobacteriota bacterium DNA.
GGAATTCTGCCGAAGGTCGAAGCTGTGGAGGAGGGAAGGAACGCTGCCCGGAGAAGCTGAACGGCCGCGATCCGGAGTCGGCGGGTCAGGCCTTGGGGGAGCTCAACACCGGCAGCGGAGAACGACCCGAGGCGCGAGGGGTGGCCGACGCCGCCTGCTCCGCCCGCGCCCGAGCCCCGGGGCAGCCCCAGAAGCGCCGGCAACAGCTCTCGCAGGACAGCCCCTCCCGCTGAACGGTGGACTGATTGAGAACGATATCGCTGCCGTCCATTTCTACCAGGCTGCACTCCCGCAGCTTGGCGAGGATCCGGGAGAGGGTCTCGGGCTTGATGGAGAGACGGGAGGCCAGAACCTTCTTCGGGTACGAGAGAGAGATCCGCTGGGAGCAAAGATCCCCTTGGGCCTCGCTGGCCAAGAAACTCACCAGACGCTCGGTGGCGGAGTGCAGAGTCTTCTGCTCCAGCTCGTCCAGGAGCATCTGGTTGCGGCGGTGCAGGGTAGCCATCACCTTCCTAGCCAGCTGCGGCGAGCTGTCCAGAAGCCCACTGAACTGGCGCCGGTCGAAGCTGATGACGCAGGCCGGGGTGAGGGCGCGGCAGCTCACCGAATGGCGCGGCTCCTCGAGGAAGAGGACCTCGTCAGCGAAGGTCTCCCCGGGACCGACGATGGCCACGATGACCTCGTCCCCGTCGGAAGAGTGGCGAAGCAGCGCCACCTCGCCTTCTTCTACCAGGAAGAAACACTCCGCCGGTTCATTCTGCAGGTAAAGCCATTGCTCCGCCTCAACGTCGACGGCGTTCATGGCACCGAAGACGGCCTCCAGCTGGCGATCGCTCAACCCGGAGAACAAATACTGCCCGCGCACCAACTCGGCACGGCGTTCATTGCAGCGGGCCGCCAAGGCGGCGTCATGGAGGCACTCCCGGCACATCGGCGGATCATATAGGAACTAAGTGGTCCTGTTTAGCCTCGAAGGATCCAGATGCAGAAAAATCTTCGGAGCACTCACCAAAGAGGTCACCACTACCTCGAAGCCATCTCCCGCAAAAGGGACGGCGTCCTCGGGCGGCCGCGACGTTTCGTGGAGGAACCGTGAGTGGCCTGGCGGTCTTAGGCGAAGCCTCTACGATGAGCGGAGCCCTTCCGGCTGCGTGGTAATCTGCTCAGCAAAAGAACGCCGACCGGGCTTCTACGACTGGGCCTCTACGACCGAGCCTCTTCGATAGGGCCTCTTCCACCGACTTGAAGTTTCTTACCCCCCAACTCACCTACCTGCTGACCCAGCGGGAGACCCGCCGCAATCTTCAGGCGCTGCTGCGCTATCTGATTTTCCTCACCGTCGTGGTGGTCGCGTACTCGGTCCTCTTCCATGTGCTGATGGAATGGGAGGGGCAGGACCACTCCTGGATGACCGGGTTCTATTGGACGCTGACGGTGATGAGCACTCTCG
It encodes the following:
- a CDS encoding Crp/Fnr family transcriptional regulator, translated to MCRECLHDAALAARCNERRAELVRGQYLFSGLSDRQLEAVFGAMNAVDVEAEQWLYLQNEPAECFFLVEEGEVALLRHSSDGDEVIVAIVGPGETFADEVLFLEEPRHSVSCRALTPACVISFDRRQFSGLLDSSPQLARKVMATLHRRNQMLLDELEQKTLHSATERLVSFLASEAQGDLCSQRISLSYPKKVLASRLSIKPETLSRILAKLRECSLVEMDGSDIVLNQSTVQREGLSCESCCRRFWGCPGARARAEQAASATPRASGRSPLPVLSSPKA